A single window of Solenopsis invicta isolate M01_SB chromosome 3, UNIL_Sinv_3.0, whole genome shotgun sequence DNA harbors:
- the LOC113003638 gene encoding asparagine synthetase [glutamine-hydrolyzing] codes for MCGIWALFGLDRQPLTCICENFDKISHRGPEAFKIEFDNRVKNGYLGFHRLTIVDGLYGMQPMRLNKYPHLFLLCNGEIYNCERLQKQHNFEYATKCDVEVITHMYASAGAKGVAQSLDGVFAFCLMDVSKRRILIARDPYGVRPLFRLYSTDGKLAISSESKGLMAISKHINGTYSLEPFPPGYYEEYEILHDGRAKLLNSRKYYKPGDKPAFHTYIPCNALTPNDVHGNIRKLLSAAVEKRLMADRRIGCLLSGGLDSSLVAALLMKQSKEHNLPYKIQSFAIGMGDSPDIVAARQVAKYIGTEHHEIIFTQQDVINVLDKVIYTLETFDITTIRASIGMYLISRYIKQNTETTVIFSGEGADELAQGYIYFREAPNATDAHNESLRLLQDIYLYDGLRADRTTSAFSLELRVPFLDIQFTNYYLSLDPSSRQPQGGIEKHLLRSAFDGTDLLPNNILWRHKEAFSDGVASIKKSLFQIIQEIVEDRVSNEELENAYNKYPHCTPRTKEAYYYRNVFESHYKGQTHFTPYFWMPRWVKGVTDPSARFIKHYAAKDE; via the exons ATGTGCGGAATTTGGGCGCTATTCGGGCTGGACAGGCAACCCCTGACCTGTATCTGCGAAAACTTCGACAAGATATCGCATCGCGGACCGGAAGCGTTTAAAATAGAGTTTGATAACCGAGTCAAG aaTGGATACCTGGGATTTCACAGGCTGACTATCGTCGACGGCCTCTACGGAATGCAGCCGATGAGGCTGAACAAGTATCCGCATTTGTTCCTCTTGTGCAACGGAGAGATATATAACTGCGAAAGA TTGCAAAAACAACACAACTTCGAGTATGCTACTAAGTGTGATGTCGAGGTGATCACGCATATGTATGCCTCCGCCGGCGCTAAGGGTGTCGCTCAATCTTTGGACGGTGTATTCGCATTTTGTTTGATGGATGTCTCGAAGAGGAGGATACTGATAGCCAGGGATCCGTACGGCGTAAGACCGTTGTTCAGATTGTACTCGACCGACGGGAAACTGGCCATCTCTTCAGAGAGCAAG GGCCTGATGGCAATATCGAAACACATAAATGGTACATATTCGCTGGAGCCATTCCCTCCAGGATATTACGAGGAATATGAAATTTTGCACGACGGTCGGGCGAAGCTTTTGAATAGTCGCAAATATTACAAACCCGGTGACAAACCTGCATTCCACACTTATATCCCTTGCAATG CTTTGACTCCGAATGACGTTCATGGCAACATTCGAAAGCTGCTATCGGCAGCCGTGGAGAAACGCTTGATGGCCGACAGACGGATAGGATGTCTGTTATCAGGTGGATTAGATTCCAGCTTGGTCGCTGCTTTATTGATGAAGCAATCGAAAGAACACAATCTACCGTACAAAATACAGAGCTTTGCGATAGGTATGGGTGATAGCCCGGATATCGTCGCTGCTAGACAG GTTGCGAAGTACATCGGAACTGAGCATCATGAAATTATCTTTACGCAGCAAGATGTAATCAACGTATTGGACAAAGTTATATATACCTTAGAAACATTCGACATTACTACTATTCGCGCTTCTATTGG GATGTATCTAATTTCGAgatatataaagcaaaatacCGAGACGACTGTGATATTTAGTGGAGAAGGTGCGGATGAGCTGGCACAAGGCTACATCTACTTCAGAGAAGCGCCTAACGCGACTGACGCACACAACGAATCTCTCAGACTGTTgcaagatatatatttatacgatGGTTTAAGAGCAGATAGAACAACCAGTGCTTTCAGTTTGGAGCTAAGAGTTCCATTCTTAGATATTCAATTCACCAACTATTATTTGTCGTTGGACCCTAGCAGTAGACAACCACAAG GTGGAATTGAAAAGCATTTATTGAGATCTGCGTTTGATGGCACTGATTTACTGCCCAACAATATACTATGGAGACATAAAGAAGCATTTAGCGATGGTGTCGCTTCCATAAAGAAATCTCTTTTCCAAATAATCCAAGAAATCGTGGAAGATCGTGTTTCAAATGAGGAATTGGAAAACGCTTATAATAAGTATCCCCATTGCACACCGAGAACGAAGGAGGCGTACTATTACAG AAATGTCTTCGAGTCGCATTACAAGGGGCAGACACACTTTACACCTTACTTTTGGATGCCACGCTGGGTGAAGGGTGTTACCGATCCGTCCGCGCGGTTTATTAAGCATTACGCTGCAAAAGATGAATAA